In one window of Pseudooceanicola aestuarii DNA:
- a CDS encoding sugar phosphate isomerase/epimerase family protein, whose translation MSDVVINHATVRERADMLAFLDLCAQRGLTEVSIWGNEIDRVGEEAALAALARHDMRVAGYNRIGPFTADGLSRAEAELARAARFGADHVFVFTGGLARRGETLAEARDRAEAVIADLLDMARAAGVTLALEPLHPMLMGDRTMIASLTHANDLCDRLGAGIGVVIDVHHLWWDDRLPAEIARAGRAGRILGFHVNDWLVPTRHLLTDRGMMGDGVIDLPGIAAMMRAAGYNGPVEVEIFSADWWARDPGEVMDTALARCARIFGAGRGA comes from the coding sequence ATGTCAGACGTCGTGATCAACCACGCCACCGTGCGGGAGCGGGCCGATATGCTGGCCTTTCTCGATCTCTGCGCCCAACGCGGCCTGACCGAAGTGTCGATCTGGGGCAACGAGATCGACCGTGTGGGCGAAGAGGCGGCGCTGGCCGCGCTGGCGCGCCATGACATGCGCGTCGCAGGCTATAACCGCATCGGTCCCTTTACCGCCGACGGCCTGTCGCGCGCAGAGGCGGAACTGGCCCGCGCCGCGCGGTTCGGCGCCGATCACGTCTTCGTCTTCACTGGCGGTCTGGCGCGGCGGGGCGAAACCCTCGCCGAAGCCCGCGACCGGGCAGAGGCGGTGATCGCCGACCTGCTGGACATGGCGCGCGCCGCCGGTGTCACCCTGGCGCTGGAGCCGCTGCACCCCATGCTGATGGGTGACCGCACCATGATTGCCAGCCTGACCCATGCCAATGACCTGTGTGACCGGCTGGGCGCGGGAATCGGTGTGGTGATCGACGTGCATCACCTGTGGTGGGACGACCGCCTGCCCGCCGAAATCGCCCGCGCGGGTCGGGCCGGGCGGATCCTGGGGTTCCACGTCAACGACTGGCTGGTGCCCACTCGCCACCTGCTGACGGATCGGGGCATGATGGGCGACGGGGTGATCGACCTGCCCGGCATCGCGGCCATGATGCGCGCGGCAGGCTACAACGGTCCGGTGGAGGTGGAGATCTTCTCGGCCGATTGGTGGGCCCGTGATCCGGGCGAAGTCATGGACACCGCGTTGGCGCGCTGCGCCCGCATCTTCGGCGCGGGGCGTGGCGCATGA